A section of the Roseomonas marmotae genome encodes:
- a CDS encoding dihydroorotase, producing the protein MMPSPDILFTNARLVDPASGLDATGSLLVSRGVIADHGGSLGVPDAAAIVDCGGAVLAPGLIDLRASLGEPGSEYRETIDSAAEAAAAGGITTLCALPDTQTPLDDPALLQFVWRRGEAGGSLSVLPYGAATKGCAGKELSEFGLLREAGAIAFTDGTHAIGSARTMRLALSYARAFGTFVVQHPEEPDLARGGVATEGEMATRMGLPGIPAAAEAMLVARDIALARITGGHVHFAHVSTGAALDLIRQAKAEGLRVTCDTAPPYFDLNETAIGDFRTYAKLSPPLRREEDRLAVVAALKDGTIDAVASDHQPRDADDKRLPFAQAEAGGAGLATLLGVTLARVHGGDLSLTQALALLTQKPAELLGLETGRLSRGAPADLVLFDLERGWKVEAGKLPGKAQNSPFDGRPLEGRVLGTWKAGRRVFG; encoded by the coding sequence ATGATGCCCTCCCCGGATATTCTCTTCACCAATGCCCGGCTGGTCGACCCGGCCTCGGGCCTTGATGCGACGGGCAGCCTGCTGGTCAGCCGGGGCGTCATCGCCGACCACGGCGGCTCCCTCGGCGTGCCCGATGCCGCGGCCATCGTCGATTGTGGCGGCGCCGTACTGGCGCCCGGCCTGATCGACCTGCGGGCCAGCCTGGGCGAGCCCGGCAGCGAGTATCGCGAAACCATCGACAGTGCGGCGGAAGCGGCGGCGGCGGGCGGCATCACCACGCTCTGCGCCCTGCCAGATACCCAGACGCCGCTGGACGATCCGGCCCTGCTGCAATTCGTCTGGCGGCGGGGCGAAGCCGGCGGCAGCCTGTCCGTTCTGCCTTACGGCGCCGCCACCAAGGGTTGCGCCGGCAAGGAACTCTCGGAGTTCGGCCTGCTGCGGGAGGCCGGAGCGATTGCTTTCACCGATGGCACCCACGCCATCGGCAGCGCCCGCACCATGCGGCTGGCGCTCTCCTACGCCCGCGCCTTCGGCACCTTCGTGGTGCAGCACCCGGAGGAGCCGGACCTCGCCCGCGGCGGTGTGGCCACGGAAGGGGAGATGGCCACCCGCATGGGCCTGCCTGGCATTCCCGCTGCGGCCGAGGCCATGCTGGTGGCACGGGACATCGCGCTGGCCCGGATCACCGGAGGTCATGTGCATTTCGCCCATGTCTCCACCGGCGCGGCGCTGGACCTGATCCGGCAGGCGAAAGCTGAGGGGCTGCGCGTTACCTGCGATACCGCGCCCCCCTATTTCGACCTGAACGAGACCGCCATCGGCGACTTCCGCACCTATGCCAAGCTCTCCCCCCCGCTGCGGCGGGAGGAAGACCGGCTAGCCGTGGTGGCGGCGCTGAAGGACGGCACCATCGACGCCGTCGCCTCGGACCACCAGCCCCGCGACGCCGATGACAAGCGCCTTCCCTTCGCCCAGGCCGAGGCCGGTGGCGCCGGCCTCGCCACGCTGCTCGGCGTGACCCTGGCCCGCGTCCACGGCGGCGACCTCAGCCTGACCCAGGCCCTGGCCCTGCTGACGCAGAAGCCGGCCGAGCTGCTCGGTTTGGAGACCGGCCGCCTGAGCCGCGGCGCACCGGCCGATCTCGTGCTCTTCGATCTGGAACGCGGCTGGAAGGTCGAGGCCGGCAAGCTGCCGGGCAAGGCCCAGAATTCGCCATTCGACGGCCGGCCGCTCGAGGGCCGCGTGCTCGGCACATGGAAGGCCGGGCGGCGGGTCTTCGGATGA
- a CDS encoding aspartate carbamoyltransferase catalytic subunit, producing MVAYPHRHLLALQGLEPPYIADLLDLAESYALLNRSGKTQRDLLKGRTLINLFFEDSTRTRTSFELAGKRLGADVINMSVSQSSVNKGETLLDTASTLNAMNCDLLVVRHAQSGAPALLSQKVEAAVINAGDGTHEHPTQALLDALTIRRRKGALENLIVAICGDVLHSRVARSNIHLLSAMNCRVRVVGPPTLLPSEVERMGVEVFHDMKSGLRDADVVMMLRLQKERMAGGLVPSAREYFRFFGLDNAKLAVAKPDAIVMHPGPMNRGVEIDSAVADDPTRSVIGEQVEMGVAVRMAVLDILSRNLRRNARP from the coding sequence ATGGTCGCTTATCCGCACCGGCATCTCCTGGCCCTGCAAGGGTTGGAGCCGCCCTACATCGCCGATCTGCTGGATCTGGCCGAATCCTATGCCCTGTTGAACCGCAGCGGAAAGACGCAGCGGGATCTGCTGAAGGGCCGGACCCTGATCAACCTCTTCTTCGAGGACAGCACCCGAACCCGCACCAGCTTCGAGCTGGCCGGCAAGCGCCTGGGCGCGGATGTCATCAACATGTCCGTCAGCCAGTCCAGCGTGAACAAGGGCGAGACGCTGCTGGATACGGCCTCCACCCTGAACGCCATGAACTGCGACCTGCTGGTGGTGCGCCACGCCCAGTCCGGCGCGCCGGCACTGCTGAGCCAGAAGGTGGAGGCCGCCGTCATCAATGCCGGGGATGGCACGCATGAGCACCCGACCCAGGCGCTGCTGGACGCCCTGACCATCCGCCGCCGCAAGGGCGCGCTGGAGAACCTGATCGTCGCCATCTGCGGCGACGTGCTGCACAGCCGGGTGGCGCGCAGCAACATCCACCTGCTCTCCGCCATGAACTGCCGGGTCCGCGTGGTCGGCCCGCCGACCCTCCTGCCCTCGGAGGTGGAGCGCATGGGCGTGGAGGTTTTCCACGACATGAAGTCGGGCCTGCGGGACGCCGACGTGGTCATGATGCTGCGCCTGCAGAAGGAGCGCATGGCCGGTGGCCTGGTCCCCTCGGCGCGCGAGTATTTCCGCTTCTTCGGGCTGGACAACGCCAAGCTGGCGGTCGCGAAGCCTGATGCCATCGTCATGCACCCGGGCCCGATGAACCGCGGTGTCGAGATCGACAGCGCCGTGGCCGACGACCCCACGCGCAGTGTCATCGGCGAACAGGTGGAAATGGGCGTGGCCGTCCGCATGGCGGTGCTCGACATCCTATCCCGCAACCTGCGGCGGAACGCCCGGCCATGA
- the dprA gene encoding DNA-processing protein DprA, with product MTRAETLALLRLTRTEGIGPLTWRRLLAQYDSASAALDALPRHAARRAAPFTPFPQGEAERELDRLEGMGGRFLVWGEADYPPLLALLEDAPPMLAAIGDIGCLHARQVAVVGARNASALGRRVAEGLAEALAAEGIVITSGLARGIDGAAHQGALRRGRSVGVVPGGIDIAYPLEHAELQSNLAEGGALVAEAPLGTAPIARHFPRRNRIIAGLSLGVVVVEAAWRSGTLMTARLALEAGREVFAVPGSPLDPRCAGSNELIRQGAHLTGRAEDVLEHLPESPREAPLFRLKPAAPAQKPPAQLPVTEGDAAHLLDLIGNSPVAVDELLRRCHLSTAAVQGLLLDLELEGRIETLAGNRVVRSD from the coding sequence GTGACGCGGGCGGAGACCCTCGCGCTCCTGAGGCTGACGCGCACCGAGGGCATCGGCCCCCTCACCTGGCGTCGCCTGCTGGCGCAATACGACAGCGCCTCGGCCGCGCTGGATGCGCTGCCACGCCATGCGGCGCGCCGTGCCGCGCCCTTCACCCCGTTTCCGCAGGGGGAGGCGGAACGTGAACTGGACCGGCTGGAAGGCATGGGTGGCCGTTTCCTGGTCTGGGGCGAGGCGGATTACCCGCCGCTGCTGGCACTTCTGGAAGATGCGCCGCCAATGCTGGCGGCGATCGGCGACATCGGCTGCCTGCACGCGCGCCAGGTGGCCGTGGTCGGGGCCCGCAACGCCTCGGCCCTCGGCCGTCGCGTGGCGGAAGGGCTGGCCGAGGCTCTGGCGGCCGAGGGGATCGTTATCACCTCCGGCCTCGCGCGCGGCATCGATGGTGCCGCGCATCAGGGGGCGCTTCGCCGCGGCCGCAGCGTCGGCGTCGTGCCGGGCGGCATCGATATCGCCTATCCGCTTGAACACGCCGAATTGCAGTCGAACCTCGCGGAAGGCGGTGCCCTGGTGGCCGAGGCGCCACTCGGCACCGCCCCCATCGCCCGGCACTTTCCACGACGGAACCGCATTATCGCCGGCCTCAGCCTTGGCGTGGTGGTGGTGGAAGCCGCCTGGCGCTCCGGCACGCTGATGACGGCGCGGTTGGCGCTGGAAGCCGGCCGCGAGGTCTTCGCCGTGCCAGGCAGCCCGCTGGACCCCCGCTGCGCGGGCTCCAACGAGCTCATCCGCCAAGGCGCGCATCTGACCGGCCGAGCCGAGGATGTGCTGGAACACCTGCCGGAATCCCCGCGCGAGGCGCCTCTGTTCCGTCTCAAACCGGCGGCACCGGCCCAAAAACCGCCCGCCCAGCTTCCAGTCACTGAAGGCGACGCCGCCCATCTCCTTGATTTAATAGGAAACAGCCCGGTCGCTGTTGACGAGTTGCTTCG
- the plsY gene encoding glycerol-3-phosphate 1-O-acyltransferase PlsY, with translation MNALLLAAAIGYLSGSVPYGLLLTRAAGLGDIRSIGSGNIGATNVLRTGNKKVAAGTLVLDALKGAVPVLVLGALWGRDAGLAAGIGALLGHVFPVWLRFQGGKGVATGAGVLLAASWWIGLLCAVIWFAMAKVTRISSASALTACLAAPAIALLSGDLRLAGFALVVALVVIWRHQDNIRRLLAGTEPRIGKGK, from the coding sequence ATGAACGCACTGCTTCTGGCGGCCGCCATCGGCTATCTTTCCGGCTCCGTGCCCTATGGGCTGTTGCTGACGCGCGCGGCCGGGCTGGGCGACATCCGCAGCATCGGCAGCGGCAATATCGGCGCCACCAATGTGCTGCGCACCGGCAACAAGAAGGTGGCGGCCGGGACCCTGGTCCTGGATGCGCTGAAAGGCGCCGTGCCTGTCCTGGTGCTGGGCGCCCTCTGGGGCCGGGATGCCGGGCTGGCAGCGGGCATCGGCGCGCTGCTGGGGCATGTTTTCCCCGTCTGGCTTCGCTTCCAGGGCGGCAAGGGCGTGGCGACCGGCGCGGGCGTGCTGCTGGCGGCATCCTGGTGGATCGGCCTGCTCTGCGCCGTGATCTGGTTCGCCATGGCCAAGGTGACCCGCATCTCCTCCGCCTCAGCGCTCACCGCGTGCCTGGCGGCACCGGCCATCGCGCTGCTCTCGGGTGATCTGCGGCTGGCCGGCTTCGCCCTGGTGGTGGCGCTGGTGGTGATCTGGCGCCACCAGGACAATATCCGTCGCCTGCTGGCCGGCACCGAGCCGAGGATCGGCAAAGGCAAGTGA